From one Magnolia sinica isolate HGM2019 chromosome 18, MsV1, whole genome shotgun sequence genomic stretch:
- the LOC131233094 gene encoding uncharacterized protein LOC131233094, whose amino-acid sequence MAPGGRVRRSRTGSTPSTREVTEPVSPSHIASQASDPSVAHTPGTASSSTSRRGRGPTRGLLLERLTREGRVTVEFPQDCIRPVGNNAMLFTSEVGVLCRSLIPPTTPRWGDVTDDVRQLIRQRLQDKFDLDLSVPHISHAVDDMMKERFKDYRSKLHRQYKRCMSHEEAVQSAPLHVTDED is encoded by the exons atggcaccaggtgggagagtacGTCGTTCGCGCAcaggatctaccccttctactcgTGAAGTGACGGAGCCAGTATCGCCGTCACATATTGCAtcgcaggcgtctgatccctcagtcgcgcatacaccgggcactgcat catCATCGACtagccgacgaggacgtggacccacgcgtgggttgcttttagagcgacttacgcgtgagggtagggtgacggtagagttcccacaggactgcattagacctgttgggaacaatgccatgttgtttacgtcggaggtcggtgttttatgccgatctctgatcccccccACCACTCCCCGTTGGggggacgtgacagatgatgtgcggcagctcatccgtcagcgccttcag gataaatttgacttggatttgagtgttccgcacatctctcatgccgtcgacgacatgatgaaggagcggttcaaggattaccGCAGTAAGTTACACCGGCAATACAAGCGgtgcatgagccacgaggaggccgtACAGTCCGCACCGCTGCACGTGACTGATGAGGACTAg